The stretch of DNA TTCTGAGGTTTTACGTAATATTTTTGAAAGTCTTTAGCCGAAATCGACTCAACTCTCTCAACTTCAGTAAATTTAAATCCCATTTAATATAAATTTTACGCAAATTTAATGAACAATTTTGTTAAATTATTAGATTATAATTATTCTTGCTAATGAAAGACTAAAGATTTATCTATTATACTTAAACCATGCGAATTTTTTACCTAACTATTCTATTCATTCTTACCCTATTTCAGCTCAGTTACGGTCAAAATACATTTCCTTACTTAGAAACAAAAAATTTAAAAGATTTTGAAAAAATTTCCGCAGACAGTCTTCGCGTTGATTTTTTATTGAATCATTTTTTAGGGGATGTACAATACCATTATACATACACCAATCGTGCAGACGTACCCATTGACCTTCGATTTGTGGTTCCTCAACATCATGCCCAAAATGTCTATGAATTAAAAGCTGAATTCAATCAAAAGATGGTGCAATTGGAATCAAAGCCCATTTATACCGTTCGTCAAGAAATCAAAAAATTACAATCAAAAAGTGGATATGATAATCAAATCAAAACTCAAAATCTAATCTTAAACTTACATCAAGTAAAACCAGGAGAAAAGATTATTATCGATTTAAAACTTTCTAAAATTATTGATCATCAAGAAATCGAGTATCAACTTACGATTCCAGAACCTATTGCAATACGCACAGAGCAATTTACTTCTATTGGTAAAGATGAAAAAACAAAAAAATCCTCCGCAAACGAATTCCATTTTCAAATCACTGGAAACATTCCATTGGATAATACTTTATTGAATAAAGTCGTTCCAACCATCAAAAAAATATCTCCCAAACATTGGTCATTTACTGCCAAAGGGAATCAAAAAATTAATTTGACGTATCAATATGAAGCAAAAAAAATCAATTCTGCGGTTCAACATTTTTCAGAAAACGGGTGTGATTATATTTTAGGAATTATACAACCGCCTAAAGAAATTAAAACTATTGCGCCACGTGAGTTTATATTTGTAATTGATGCTTCAGGTTCCATGAAAGGTAAACCTATTGAAGAATTAAAGAAAATGATGGCTTCAACCCTTCGTCAACTCAAAGCAGAAGAAAAGTTTAACATCGTATTGTACGCTACCAATCAAGAAAATTTTTCGAATCATTCGGTGGATGCCAGCAACGAAAATATCGAGAAAGCCATTGAATTCATCAATAAAGAATATGGTAAAGGGGCAACGAAACTCAATGAAGCCATTGATAAAATTCAAGCCTTCAAAGTGAATCCCGAATACAACCGAATTATTACCATTATTTCAGATGGCGATTTGGACATCAATCAAAACTTACATTTATCCATTAAATCACACCTTAAATATGCTCAATTTTTTGTGTTAGGTATTGGTCATACGATTGATTATCGTGCCATGAACTTTTTATCCCTAACCACTGGAAATCGACCAATTGTGATTAATAATGAATACGAAATGGGGTATAAAATAAAACAGTTTCAAAAACAGCTTTTAAAACCTTTACTGAGAAATATTCAGGTTCAATCGAAAAGCATTAATTTAAATGAAACTTATCCGAAAAACTTTAACGGCTATTTGTCCAATGAACCTGTGCATTTTGTTTCGAAAGACTGTAAAAAAGTTTATCCAAAACAATTGAACTTAACAGCGAAAAATGGAAATGAAACCTATCAATCTCATTTTGAAATTACAAAAGCCAATCCCTCGCATTTATCCGAAGCTATTAAATTTTATTGGATCAAACAACGAATTGATTTCCTTTTAAAAGATGAAGATCGTTGTGGTGAAATTTGTAAAACGGATGGTCGCTACCGTAAAGAAATCGAGAAATTAGGAATGGAATTTAATTTATCGACCCCTTATACAGTCTTAATCCAAAACAATGACAACAGTAATTTTAGTCAAGATTACGATACCGATGGTGATGGAATTGCAGATTGGTTTGATGAATGCATCAATGAAAAAGGTCCATTGTTAACAAAAGGTTGTCCTGTAGATCAACTTAAAGGGGATGCGAAAGCCATTTATGTTCAGGATTATTCGAATGAATTAATACGTGTAGTGGAATTTGAATTTGATCAAACGGTAATTCGTCCTGTTGATTATCCCATTTTGGATCGAATTGTAAAGCTAATGAAAACGAATTCAAATTTAAACTTTGTCGTCGAAGGACATACCGACGCCATGGGAAGTAGTGAATACAATAAAACCTTATCTCTTAATCGTGCGAAAGCAGTTGTCCAATATTTGAAAGAGAAAGGTGTGAATGAAAAACGTTTTACGATATCAGGTAAAGGAGATACCGAATTAAAACATACGATGTGTAAACCTGCAGAAAAATGTGAACCTTGGAAAAACTTACAAAACCGTCGGGTAGAGTTTCAACTAAAAAAGGATTAAGCAAAGCTTAATCCTTTATAATTATTTAAAATCTTAATTTTTTTTAAGATACACGCTCAATTAACGCCATGTAAAAACCATCATAACCCGATTCAGAAGGATAATATGTTTTATCGTTAATTAATTTGTAGTTTAGGTTATTCGCTAAGAATTTCTCTACTTGTTCTTGATTTTCCGATGGTAAAATCGAACATGTTGCATAGACCATTAATCCACCCACTTTGATAATCTTCGAATAATCATTGATAATCATCGCTTGCGTTTCACGGATACGATCTAAGAATTCAGGATCCAATTTCCATTTGGCATCCGGATTACGACGTAAAACACCAAAACCAGAACATGGCGCATCAATCAATAAACGATCTGCAGAGTTCGCCATTTTCTTGATTGTTTTAGACTCAATTAAACGAGTCTGAATGTTTTGAACATCATTACGAGAAGCACGACGTTTTAATTCTTTTAACTTCCATTCGTGAATATCCATGGCAATGATTTGTCCTTTATTATTCATTAATGATGCTAAATGTAATGTTTTACCTCCTGCTCCTGCACATGCATCAACCACACGCATTCCAGGTTCAACACGCAAATAAGGCGCAATCATTTGAGAACCGGCATCCTGTACTTCGAAAAATCCATTTTGGAATTCATCGGTTCTGAAGATATTTGTTTTCTCTTCAAGCTCTAATGCATCTTGATATTTTGATAAAACTTTCGTCTTAATCTGACGTTGTTTTAATAATTTCTGTAATGTTTTACGATCAGTTTTTAAAGTATTGACACGTAATACCGTTGGAGCTGGAATATTCATCGCTTGCGCTTCCTCAATCCAACGATCACCTAATTCGGCTTGACCAACTTCAAACATCCAATCAGGATAAGACTCCGCTACCGCTTGATTTTTAGCAGATTTGTGATGTCTTTTTAAAATTTCTTTATGATTGATACGTGAAAATTCTTCCCAAGATGGTAATTTTTCTTCAGGATCTAATGCAAACCACGTCCCTACAAACTCCCATAATGTATCTGGAGCCAAAGGACGAGCCATTGCCCCTTCTACTAATCTTTTCCAACGTACTAAATCATAAACCGTTTCTGCAATAAATGCTCGATCTCGAGCTCCCCATTGCTTATTTGACTTAAGGGTACGTTCAACTT from Faecalibacter sp. LW9 encodes:
- a CDS encoding OmpA family protein — protein: MRIFYLTILFILTLFQLSYGQNTFPYLETKNLKDFEKISADSLRVDFLLNHFLGDVQYHYTYTNRADVPIDLRFVVPQHHAQNVYELKAEFNQKMVQLESKPIYTVRQEIKKLQSKSGYDNQIKTQNLILNLHQVKPGEKIIIDLKLSKIIDHQEIEYQLTIPEPIAIRTEQFTSIGKDEKTKKSSANEFHFQITGNIPLDNTLLNKVVPTIKKISPKHWSFTAKGNQKINLTYQYEAKKINSAVQHFSENGCDYILGIIQPPKEIKTIAPREFIFVIDASGSMKGKPIEELKKMMASTLRQLKAEEKFNIVLYATNQENFSNHSVDASNENIEKAIEFINKEYGKGATKLNEAIDKIQAFKVNPEYNRIITIISDGDLDINQNLHLSIKSHLKYAQFFVLGIGHTIDYRAMNFLSLTTGNRPIVINNEYEMGYKIKQFQKQLLKPLLRNIQVQSKSINLNETYPKNFNGYLSNEPVHFVSKDCKKVYPKQLNLTAKNGNETYQSHFEITKANPSHLSEAIKFYWIKQRIDFLLKDEDRCGEICKTDGRYRKEIEKLGMEFNLSTPYTVLIQNNDNSNFSQDYDTDGDGIADWFDECINEKGPLLTKGCPVDQLKGDAKAIYVQDYSNELIRVVEFEFDQTVIRPVDYPILDRIVKLMKTNSNLNFVVEGHTDAMGSSEYNKTLSLNRAKAVVQYLKEKGVNEKRFTISGKGDTELKHTMCKPAEKCEPWKNLQNRRVEFQLKKD
- a CDS encoding RsmB/NOP family class I SAM-dependent RNA methyltransferase produces the protein MKILPYKNLFVGITDTLNNIFFEGKYADKEVERTLKSNKQWGARDRAFIAETVYDLVRWKRLVEGAMARPLAPDTLWEFVGTWFALDPEEKLPSWEEFSRINHKEILKRHHKSAKNQAVAESYPDWMFEVGQAELGDRWIEEAQAMNIPAPTVLRVNTLKTDRKTLQKLLKQRQIKTKVLSKYQDALELEEKTNIFRTDEFQNGFFEVQDAGSQMIAPYLRVEPGMRVVDACAGAGGKTLHLASLMNNKGQIIAMDIHEWKLKELKRRASRNDVQNIQTRLIESKTIKKMANSADRLLIDAPCSGFGVLRRNPDAKWKLDPEFLDRIRETQAMIINDYSKIIKVGGLMVYATCSILPSENQEQVEKFLANNLNYKLINDKTYYPSESGYDGFYMALIERVS